The following DNA comes from Pirellulales bacterium.
GCCGCGGCGGCCGCGATCCGCGCCACAGGCGCTGAAGGCGAGATTATCAACGTCGCCAGCATTGCCGGCATCGCCGCCACCGGCAGTTCGATTCCCTATTGCGCCTCGAAAGCGGCGCTTATTAATATGACGATCGCGCTCGCGCGGACGCTGGCGCCCAAGATCCGCGTCAACGCCGTGGCGCCGGGGTTCATCGACGGTCGCTGGCTGCGCGCGGGCTTGGGAGCGAATTACGACGCGGCCTTGCAAACGTTTGCCGAGAAGCTGCCGTTGGGGCGCGTCTGTCAGCCTGAGGACGTTTCGGCCGCGATCGTCAGCCTGATCACCGGATCGGACACCGTCACCGGCCAAACGATTGTCTGCGATAGCGGCATGCTGATCGCGGATTTCGCGGCCCGCCCCAAGGCTCGAACCTGAACCCTGCGACGAGGAGTGTATGTCATGGCGGAAGATCACGTATTTACAGAAGCGGAACTGCAGGCAGAGCTGGCCCGGATGCCGGGCTGGGAGATTCGCGACGGCTGGTTGCGCCGCAAATTCCACACGCCTGGCTGGCCGCACACGCTGATGTTGGCCAATACGATCGGCTACCTGGCCGAGGCCGCTTATCATCATCCTGATCTATCTTTGGGCTATGCCGAGGTGACCGTTAAGTTGCAAACCCATCGCGTCAGAGGGATTACAGCCCACGATACCGAGTTGGCCGCCAAGATCGATGAGGTCGTCCTTTGGAAGCCCAGCGGCGGCGCCTTGGAAGGATTTCCCAAGAAATGGGTTCACTAGCTGCGTAGGAAGAGAAAGCCGCTAGCGCGCCGCGCCCTGTCCGCGCCGAGCCCCGCTCGGTCTTGGGCTGCCTGACCGAATAACATGTCCCGTGACCCTCGTCCCCTTAGCATCCGCCCGCTCCGTGCAAAATCTTCGCGCCAATTGAGCGAACCTCCCTACAGGCAGTGCCCACTGAATCCAGCCTGAAAGGAGCCCGCGATGACAATCTTACGCAACGTGGTAGCGGTCCTGTCGAACTCGTTCCGGCCGTTCTTACTGATGAACCTGGTGTACTTTGGCTTAGTCGGAGCGGGCATGGCCTATGGAGCGTGGGACCGCTCCGCGCCGGACGCGATCCGCAACGAACTCAAATCCGAAGTGCCGCAACAACTTCCCGCGGTTTACGACGCCTACATGGGCGGTCACCTGGCTAACGCCATGGTGCTGACGTTTGCCATCAACTTTTTTGCCGGCAGCCTGTTGTTCATTACGCTACCGTCCCTGCTGCTCCCTTTTAGCGGTATCGCGCTGGGTGCCACCCGAGCCGTTTATTGGGGACTGATGTTTTCTCCGACCTTGACCACATTGAGTTTCGCGCACGTCGCTCTCGGCTTGCTCATGGCAGGGCTGATTATGCTGGAAGGAGAAGGTTATGTTCTGGCGATGGTAGCCTCGTACGTGCAAGGCAGGTCCTGGCTGGCGCCGGCTCGTGTTGGGGCGGCAAGCCGCTGGCAAGGTTATAAATCTGGCACCTGGCAGACGTTCAATATCTATGCCCTGGTTGCGATCGTCCTGGCCGTGGCCGCCGTGTATGAGGCGACGCTTGTCATCCTCGTCGTACCGTGGCTCAAATGATAGCGCATTCCTAATTCAGCCGAGCTCTCTTCATGAATCCCAATTGCTTCGTGTTGGCCGCGCTGGTGGCCGT
Coding sequences within:
- a CDS encoding glucose 1-dehydrogenase, with amino-acid sequence MNVDGKVAIVTGGGTGVGRATALDLARRGCAVLINYSRSRDEAEQTAADVAALGVRAIAHAADVADDAACRAMVDTAVREFGRLDVLVNNAGTTRFIPHDKLEEVKTEDWERIMAVNVRGPFQCARAAAAAIRATGAEGEIINVASIAGIAATGSSIPYCASKAALINMTIALARTLAPKIRVNAVAPGFIDGRWLRAGLGANYDAALQTFAEKLPLGRVCQPEDVSAAIVSLITGSDTVTGQTIVCDSGMLIADFAARPKART
- a CDS encoding 4a-hydroxytetrahydrobiopterin dehydratase is translated as MAEDHVFTEAELQAELARMPGWEIRDGWLRRKFHTPGWPHTLMLANTIGYLAEAAYHHPDLSLGYAEVTVKLQTHRVRGITAHDTELAAKIDEVVLWKPSGGALEGFPKKWVH